The Salvelinus fontinalis isolate EN_2023a chromosome 9, ASM2944872v1, whole genome shotgun sequence genome has a window encoding:
- the cpt1ab gene encoding carnitine O-palmitoyltransferase 1, liver isoform isoform X2 yields the protein MAEAHQAVAFQFTVGPDGIDMQLCHEALRQIYLSGKHSWKKRFIRFKNGVMTGVYPGSPSGFLVVVVSYMSGTKYAQLDPSLGLITKLGTHIPISPYMSEDSQRVVGGVLVSTGLWVTIIFIMRNALKCLLSWHGWMYNRHGSVSWGTRLWILFVKLFSGRKPMLYSFQSSLPRLPVPPVKDTCRRYLESARPLMDDEQYVRMEGLAEEFEKNLGPRLQWYLKLKSWWASNYVSDWWEEYIYLRGRGPIMVNSNYYAMDFLYAFPSHIQVARAGNVIHAIMLYRRKLDRAQLKPLMLLNTIPMCSSQYERMFNTSRVPGVDTDTIQHVDESKHIAVFNKGRFFKVWVFYDGRLLLPREIEQQMERILADKSEPQEGEEYLAALTAGERTPWAKARETYFRSGKNKQSLDAIEKAAFFVTLDDSEQKYEPDNPVQSLDSYAKSLLHGKCYDRWFDKSFNLIVFKNGTMGLNAEHAWADAPIIGHLWEQVLCMDTLDLGYTEEGHCNGEPHPNLPGPQRLQWDIPAECQSTIQSSLKFAQTLADDVDSHIYPFKDFGKGLIKKCRTSPDAFIQIALQLAHFRDKGKFCLTYEASMTRLFREGRTETVRSCTMETCAFVRSMIRDETREERTRLLKEASEKHQNMYREAMVGKGIDRHLFCLYVISKYLGVDSPFLHEVLSEPWRLSTSQTPMQQVELFDLVKRPQYVTSGGGFGPVADDGYGVSYIIVGEDLINFHISSKHSSPETDSHRFMSNIKQAMLDLKGLFDLNKKAIK from the exons ATGGCAGAAGCTCACCAGGCCGTGGCCTTTCAGTTCACTGTCGGGCCTGATGGCATTGACATGCAGCTGTGCCACGAGGCCCTGCGCCAGATATACCTCTCAGGCAAGCACTCCTGGAAGAAGAGGTTCATACGCTTCAAG AACGGGGTCATGACAGGCGTGTACCCAGGCAGCCCGTCTGGGtttttggtggtggtggtgagttaCATGTCGGGCACTAAATATGCCCAACTAGACCCCTCCCTGGGACTCATCACCAAACTGGGCACCCACATACCCATCAG tccgtaCATGTCGGAGGACAGCcagcgggtggtgggtggggtgCTGGTGAGCACAGGCCTGTGGGTCACCATCATCTTCATCATGAGGAATGCCCTCAAGTGCCTGCTGTCGTGGCACGGCTGGATGTATAACCGCCACGGATCTGTCTCCTGGGGCACGAGACTCTGGATA TTATTTGTCAAGTTGTTCTCTGGCAGGAAGCCAATGCTGTACAGCTTCCAGAGTTCGCTGCCACGGCTGCCCGTCCCCCCGGTCAAGGACACCTGCAGGAGG TACTTGGAGTCAGCTCGTCCATTGATGGATGATGAGCAGTATGTGAGGATGGAGGGGCTGGCAGAGGAATTTGAGAAGAACCTGGGCCCAAGACTACAGTGGTACCTCAAGCTCAAGTCCTGGTGGGCCTCCAACTAT gtcAGTGATTGGTGGGAGGAGTACATCTACCTCCGAGGTCGTGGGCCCATCATGGTCAACAGTAACTACTACGCCATG GACTTCCTCTATGCGTTCCCCTCTCATATCCAGGTGGCGAGGGCGGGCAATGTCATCCATGCTATCATGCTGTACAGAAGGAAACTGGACAGAGCCCAGCTCAAACCA CTCATGCTCCTAAACACTATTCCCATGTGCTCATCCCAATACGAGCGTATGTTCAACACCAGTCGTGTCCCAGGTGTAGACACAG ACACTATTCAGCATGTGGACGAGAGCAAGCACATCGCCGTTTTCAACAAGGGGCGCTTCTTCAAGGTGTGGGTGTTCTATGATGGGCGCCTGCTGTTGCCGCGGGAGATCGAGCAGCAGATGGAAAGGATCCTGGCTGATAAGAGCGAGCCCCAGGAAGGGGAGGAGTACCTGGCTGCGCTCACCGCAGGGGAGAG GACACCATGGGCCAAAGCACGTGAGACCTACTTCCGAAGCGGCAAGAACAAGCAGTCACTGGATGCCATTGAGAAGGCCGCCTTCTTCGTAACCCTCGACGACTCAGAACAGAAATACGAGCCCGACAACCCGGTGCAGTCATTGGACAGCTACGCCAAGTCCCTCCTCCACGGCAAATGCTACGACAG GTGGTTTGACAAGTCCTTCAACCTCATCGTCTTCAAGAACGGAACCATGGGCCTGAATGCCGAGCACGCCTGGGCCGACGCACCAATCATAGGCCATCTCTGGGAG CAAGTCTTGTGCATGGACACTCTGGACTTGGGCTACACTGAGGAGGGCCACTGTAACGGGGAGCCCCACCCCAACCTGCCCGGACCCCAGAGGCTGCAGTGGGACATCCCTGCAGAG TGCCAGAGTACAATCCAGAGCTCTCTGAAGTTTGCCCAGACACTGGCAGATGACGTGGATTCGCACATCTACCCCTTTAAGGACTTTGGCAAGGGTCTGATCAAGAAGTGCCGCACGAGCCCGGATGCGTTCATCCAGATTGCCCTGCAGCTCGCACACTTCAGG GATAAGGGCAAGTTCTGTCTAACGTACGAGGCGTCGATGACACGGTTGTTCAGAGAGGGCCGTACGGAGACGGTGCGCTCCTGCACCATGGAGACCTGCGCCTTCGTCCGCTCCATGATCAGAGACGAGACG aGAGAGGAGCGTACGAGACTACTGAAGGAGGCGTCAGAGAAGCATCAGAACATGTATCGTGAGGCCATGGTAGGGAAGGGCATCGACCGTCACCTCTTCTGCCTTTACGTCATCTCCAAGTACCTGGGAGTGGACTCTCCCTTCCTCCACGAG GTTCTGTCAGAACCCTGGAGGCTGTCCACCAGTCAGACTCCAATGCAGCAGGTGGAACTTTTTGACCTGGTCAAACGCCCTCAATATGTCACCTCCGGAGGAGGCTTTGGCCCG GTGGCTGATGACGGTTACGGAGTGTCCTACATCATTGTTGGAGAGGACCTCATCAACTTCCACATCTCCAGCAAACACTCTAGTCCAGAGACC gactCCCACCGCTTCATGAGTAACATTAAACAGGCCATGCTGGACCTTAAGGGTCTGTTTGACCTCAACAAGAAAGCCATCAAGTGA
- the cpt1ab gene encoding carnitine O-palmitoyltransferase 1, liver isoform isoform X1, with the protein MAEAHQAVAFQFTVGPDGIDMQLCHEALRQIYLSGKHSWKKRFIRFKNGVMTGVYPGSPSGFLVVVVSYMSGTKYAQLDPSLGLITKLGTHIPISPYMSEDSQRVVGGVLVSTGLWVTIIFIMRNALKCLLSWHGWMYNRHGSVSWGTRLWILFVKLFSGRKPMLYSFQSSLPRLPVPPVKDTCRRYLESARPLMDDEQYVRMEGLAEEFEKNLGPRLQWYLKLKSWWASNYVSDWWEEYIYLRGRGPIMVNSNYYAMDFLYAFPSHIQVARAGNVIHAIMLYRRKLDRAQLKPIYLLANKVPLCSAQWERMFNTTRIPGQETDTIQHVDESKHIAVFNKGRFFKVWVFYDGRLLLPREIEQQMERILADKSEPQEGEEYLAALTAGERTPWAKARETYFRSGKNKQSLDAIEKAAFFVTLDDSEQKYEPDNPVQSLDSYAKSLLHGKCYDRWFDKSFNLIVFKNGTMGLNAEHAWADAPIIGHLWEQVLCMDTLDLGYTEEGHCNGEPHPNLPGPQRLQWDIPAECQSTIQSSLKFAQTLADDVDSHIYPFKDFGKGLIKKCRTSPDAFIQIALQLAHFRDKGKFCLTYEASMTRLFREGRTETVRSCTMETCAFVRSMIRDETREERTRLLKEASEKHQNMYREAMVGKGIDRHLFCLYVISKYLGVDSPFLHEVLSEPWRLSTSQTPMQQVELFDLVKRPQYVTSGGGFGPVADDGYGVSYIIVGEDLINFHISSKHSSPETDSHRFMSNIKQAMLDLKGLFDLNKKAIK; encoded by the exons ATGGCAGAAGCTCACCAGGCCGTGGCCTTTCAGTTCACTGTCGGGCCTGATGGCATTGACATGCAGCTGTGCCACGAGGCCCTGCGCCAGATATACCTCTCAGGCAAGCACTCCTGGAAGAAGAGGTTCATACGCTTCAAG AACGGGGTCATGACAGGCGTGTACCCAGGCAGCCCGTCTGGGtttttggtggtggtggtgagttaCATGTCGGGCACTAAATATGCCCAACTAGACCCCTCCCTGGGACTCATCACCAAACTGGGCACCCACATACCCATCAG tccgtaCATGTCGGAGGACAGCcagcgggtggtgggtggggtgCTGGTGAGCACAGGCCTGTGGGTCACCATCATCTTCATCATGAGGAATGCCCTCAAGTGCCTGCTGTCGTGGCACGGCTGGATGTATAACCGCCACGGATCTGTCTCCTGGGGCACGAGACTCTGGATA TTATTTGTCAAGTTGTTCTCTGGCAGGAAGCCAATGCTGTACAGCTTCCAGAGTTCGCTGCCACGGCTGCCCGTCCCCCCGGTCAAGGACACCTGCAGGAGG TACTTGGAGTCAGCTCGTCCATTGATGGATGATGAGCAGTATGTGAGGATGGAGGGGCTGGCAGAGGAATTTGAGAAGAACCTGGGCCCAAGACTACAGTGGTACCTCAAGCTCAAGTCCTGGTGGGCCTCCAACTAT gtcAGTGATTGGTGGGAGGAGTACATCTACCTCCGAGGTCGTGGGCCCATCATGGTCAACAGTAACTACTACGCCATG GACTTCCTCTATGCGTTCCCCTCTCATATCCAGGTGGCGAGGGCGGGCAATGTCATCCATGCTATCATGCTGTACAGAAGGAAACTGGACAGAGCCCAGCTCAAACCA ATTTACTTGCTGGCGAACAAGGTTCCTCTGTGCTCTGCCCAGTGGGAGCGCATGTTTAACACCACCCGCATTCCCGGCCAGGAGACAG ACACTATTCAGCATGTGGACGAGAGCAAGCACATCGCCGTTTTCAACAAGGGGCGCTTCTTCAAGGTGTGGGTGTTCTATGATGGGCGCCTGCTGTTGCCGCGGGAGATCGAGCAGCAGATGGAAAGGATCCTGGCTGATAAGAGCGAGCCCCAGGAAGGGGAGGAGTACCTGGCTGCGCTCACCGCAGGGGAGAG GACACCATGGGCCAAAGCACGTGAGACCTACTTCCGAAGCGGCAAGAACAAGCAGTCACTGGATGCCATTGAGAAGGCCGCCTTCTTCGTAACCCTCGACGACTCAGAACAGAAATACGAGCCCGACAACCCGGTGCAGTCATTGGACAGCTACGCCAAGTCCCTCCTCCACGGCAAATGCTACGACAG GTGGTTTGACAAGTCCTTCAACCTCATCGTCTTCAAGAACGGAACCATGGGCCTGAATGCCGAGCACGCCTGGGCCGACGCACCAATCATAGGCCATCTCTGGGAG CAAGTCTTGTGCATGGACACTCTGGACTTGGGCTACACTGAGGAGGGCCACTGTAACGGGGAGCCCCACCCCAACCTGCCCGGACCCCAGAGGCTGCAGTGGGACATCCCTGCAGAG TGCCAGAGTACAATCCAGAGCTCTCTGAAGTTTGCCCAGACACTGGCAGATGACGTGGATTCGCACATCTACCCCTTTAAGGACTTTGGCAAGGGTCTGATCAAGAAGTGCCGCACGAGCCCGGATGCGTTCATCCAGATTGCCCTGCAGCTCGCACACTTCAGG GATAAGGGCAAGTTCTGTCTAACGTACGAGGCGTCGATGACACGGTTGTTCAGAGAGGGCCGTACGGAGACGGTGCGCTCCTGCACCATGGAGACCTGCGCCTTCGTCCGCTCCATGATCAGAGACGAGACG aGAGAGGAGCGTACGAGACTACTGAAGGAGGCGTCAGAGAAGCATCAGAACATGTATCGTGAGGCCATGGTAGGGAAGGGCATCGACCGTCACCTCTTCTGCCTTTACGTCATCTCCAAGTACCTGGGAGTGGACTCTCCCTTCCTCCACGAG GTTCTGTCAGAACCCTGGAGGCTGTCCACCAGTCAGACTCCAATGCAGCAGGTGGAACTTTTTGACCTGGTCAAACGCCCTCAATATGTCACCTCCGGAGGAGGCTTTGGCCCG GTGGCTGATGACGGTTACGGAGTGTCCTACATCATTGTTGGAGAGGACCTCATCAACTTCCACATCTCCAGCAAACACTCTAGTCCAGAGACC gactCCCACCGCTTCATGAGTAACATTAAACAGGCCATGCTGGACCTTAAGGGTCTGTTTGACCTCAACAAGAAAGCCATCAAGTGA